A window of Microcoleus sp. bin38.metabat.b11b12b14.051 genomic DNA:
TGATAGTTGAGGATGTAACCTGTGGGATAGAATATAAAAAATCACCAATTTCCAATTTCCAATTCTCATTAGATAATACTGAGGGACAGAATAAATTTTTGGCAGTTATTGCCAAACGAGCTTTATCGGTTTATGATTTACTTTAGTCTAGCTCTCTTTTGCGCCCAAAGTTTCCTTTGGTTGATCTGTAATATGAAAATCCTTACCTCTGTTGTCTCCTTAATATTAGTATAACTAATATTAAGATTTCTTTATAATAAAAAATACTAATAATGTATTGCTAGATTTTTATATTTTATGTGGTTATATGGTTTTAGGAGGTTCCAGTAAATATATTGATGAAGCCTATGACGAATCGATTTTTCATAAAAAAATTGCACTATTCCTAGCTGCTATCTCAATGTTTTTACTTGTTTCTTTAGTTTATATAGACTACATCTCTGGGATAATTTTCATAGCTGTAGCTGTAGGATTATTGGGCTCTGGCAAAATAGACAACTTAATTTTTAGGCTTTTAACAGTATCGATTCTTATTTCTGCTATATTAAGACTATTAATTTCTCCAGTTGTAATCGACTTATCGTCGCTATCTACTGGGTTATTTATCTTTACTGCCATAGCCTTCTCATCTTTTGTAGATGAATGGTTAAATGATTTTAGCGACCGTCATAAAAATTCTTTACATTTTGTATTAAAATTTATTTTTCACAATCGGCTTATTACAAAAATAACTATTTTATTATTTTGTATTTTTGGTTATAAGCCTAAATTATATTTTATGGCTTTTTTGGGATTTGATGCAGCCTATTCACTTATAGATAATTTAGGAGATCGAGTTAAACAGAAAATTCTCAGAGCCAAACAAAACCGATTATATCCTGAATTTAAAATTTAAAACCCTTAAATTTTCCAGGAAATAAGCAAAACACAAAAAATTATTAAGGAACAAAAATGCCGATACCAAAGCCAGATTATTCTGTAAGCTGGATTTATCTAATGCTTGCCATCATTTTAGAAGCAGCAGGTACTATTTATATGAAATTCTCTGAAGGTTTCACAAAAGTAGTCCCCTCGATTTTAATGCTAATTTTTTATGGAATTAGTTTTATATTTTTAAATTTAGCTATTAAAAAGCTAGATGTGAGCGTAGCTTATTCAATTTTCTCCGGGTTGGGAATTGCTCTTGTTGCCATTGGAGGTATTTTATTTTTTAAAGACCCCATCACAATTTTTAGAATTGGTTCCATTTCTCTAATCATCCTCGGTGTGATTATTTTGAATCTTACAGGTTTATCTCATTAAACAATAAAGAATGCTAAGAAAGAAGGTACGAAGCAAAGAAACAAGAAAGCCGAAAGAATTCCCAATCTATAATTCAATACGGTTTACTTAAGACCCTCCTAGGGGTAAAACATGATGAAAAATCAACTCTGCGATTGCTTCGTTCCTCTCTTCGGACAATTTTAAGTAAACCGTATTGATCTATAATTTCCAATTAAGTCGAATACGGTTGACTTAAGAACGATCTGACTTGCACAAAATGCCTGTATTGCCATAAAATCGATCTCTGAAATTCGTCAAAAAGCCTATTTATCAACCGTATTTAAACATAGCCGATCGCATTATTCAGAATATAGCGCCAAAGAGTGTAACTGATGTATTCACAAATTCATTAACAATCCCAAATCTCAAGCGGTACCTCATGTACTTGATAAAAGCTATAAAAGACAGCCACAAAACACTGAAAAACCTACTGATACTAGAGTTATTTCAGGAAAATAATGTCAATTTTCCTCAATCTATTTGCGAGATCCTGGACGTTTTACTCCTACCTTAGCAGGACTTTTTGTTCCACCTTTGCCCGCACTTTTAGAACTACTTTTAGCATTTTTTTGACCCTTAGATCCTGCCAACTGACTCTCATTTTCATTGACAGCTCTGCCGGCCGGCGTTCTCGTCGTCCTAAACGTAACATTTACCCCTTCATTCGACTGTTCTAGCACCAACATCGGTGTCGGCTTTGCTTTTTGATCCCATTCAATATGAACGATGCGACCTTGAATAGTCGGCTGCCAACTGTCGTGATCGTCTGAAGGACTCAGATAAGTTTCCAAACAGTCAATAATTTGATTGATTGTCGCCGATGTTGCCTGAGTCGGCAGTTTCATCAGCTTAATTTGAATCCGAAACAGCACTCGCTTTTCTATTTTTACTGCCGGATCGCCAGTTTCATATTCGATATCAAACATCGAATCCACTTGCCGGCCGCTCCCCGCAGTCCCGTTTTTATCTCCTACTGCACCCTGAGTCGGACGCAGGGCAATACTAATTTTGTCTTTGACTTTTACCTTAATCTGGTTGACAATGGCAAAGTGAAAAACTTCTTCCGCCATCCGCATCCTCAGGTAGTCCAAATTAAAGTCTCGCGAGTGGATGAGGTCGGGGTTTTTTTCCATCTTTGACATGGTTTCCAGAGCCAGTTTGTATTTTTTCTGGAGTTCTCTATTTCTAAACTCCTCAAATTTGAGTTTCTTGCTCAAATCGTCGAGTTTGAGCTTGCTAAACACAGCTAAACCGATCAGCAATAACAACAGTAATCCCGACGCTCCCATGAAGAGTTGCTCTGGGGGCATATCTCCCGGTTTAGCCGATTTAGGTTTGGGAGAGGCTACTGCCAACCTTGCTTCTACAAGGATTATTTTGGTTGACATGGGCTTTTAAAGGGTAAATTTTGACGCTATCTTGATACAGGACTCCAGAGTAGAGCTGGCAGTGCAACTCGATCGACCAACCTTGACATCATTCCACCACCATTTTGGTACAACTGGATTTCTGCAACGCGAACAGGCACCCTCTAATTAATACTTTATCTTTAACTGCAAGCAGCTTCCCACAAGATCGGAAAATCGCCATCGAGCAGGGGCAACAACAAATGGTGAATACTCTGTTACAGATTATACCAATATGGTCAAAAAAAATGTTGCTTCGTGAGGCTTTGTTTGTAGAACAAGAAAAGTTAATACACATAAATTAATAGTAACTTTAGCAGCGAGCAGCCCAAAACAGGAAACAGAACAGTCGATCGCCCTGAGGATGGAGGTGCGGGCTTTCTGAGCGGGTGCTAATGGCTGCGCCACAGATCGCGCAGCACCGTGCGGCCCTGCGGGGGGGCTGGCTTTGAGAGTAGATCGACAGTGCGATCGAACGGTGTGACTTAGCTAAGATTACAGCTAATACCACCAATATTCGATCGTGACCTACGAACCCCTGCACCACAAATATCGCCCCCAGACTTTTGCCGAATTAGTCGGTCAAGAGGCGATCGCCCAAACCCTCACCAGCGCCATCTTGCAACAGCGCATAGCACCAGCATATCTATTCACCGGCCCCAGAGGCACCGGTAAAACCTCTAGTGCCAGAATTTTCGCCAAATCGCTCAACTGTATTTCTACCGGCGCCCCCACCCCAACACCCTGCGGCAAATGCAACGTTTGTCAAGAAATTGCCAGAGGTTCAACACTAGATGTCATCGAAATAGACGCCGCCAGCAACACCGGAGTAGACAACATTCGGGACTTGATCGAGCGATCGCAATTTTCCCCCGTACAGTGCCGCTATAAAGTATATGTAATCGACGAAGTTCATATGCTCAGCAACCAAGCATTTAATGCCTTATTAAAAACATTAGAAGAACCACCCGATCGCGTCGTATTCGTCCTCGCCACAACCGACCCCCAAAGAGTATTACAAACAATCATTTCTCGCTGCCAAAAATTCGACTTCCGCCGGATTCCCCTCGACTCAATGACCGCCCACCTGCACAAAATTGCCCAATTAGAAAACATCAATATTGCGAACGATGCCGTAAAAATGGTGGCTCAAATCGCCCAAGGAGGACTGCGAGATGCCGAAAGCTTGCTCGACCAACTCAGCTTATTTCCCGATCGCATAACAGTCGAAAAAGTTTGGGATTTAGTCGGCGCCGTCCCCGAAAATGACTTGCTAGAACTGCTGCAAGCCATAGAAAACGATAACGCTACAGCATTAATAGACATGACCCGCCACCTGATGGATCGCGGTCGGGAACCGCTAATTGTGCTGCAAAGTCTCGCCAGCTTTTACCGAGATTTGCTTGTAGCTTCATCTGCACCGAAGCGCTCAGATTTAGTAGCTTTAACCGCTGAAACTTGGCAAAAACTATGCGATTTAGCCCGTAACTGGAATGCAGAGTTAATTTTGGCAAGTCAGAAACACTTGCAAACCCACGAAGCGCAAATTAAAAACACCACTCAGCCGCGATTGTGGCTGGAAGTAACGCTGTTGGGATTGTTGCCCTCAGCCATTAGAACCCAGCAGCAACCAACAGCCGCACCAGCCCCAAATATGACTAAATCTTCTCAAAATTTGGGCAGTCAAACATCCCCGGTAGAACAGCCTGCCGCAGCCAAACCTCAAAATCAGCCACCTGGGCCGCCACCTGTGGTCGATCGCCCAGAAAGCACCCCCAGCGCACCGATTTCCGAAGCAATACCAACCCCAGAAACAAATTATTCACCGACTAATTCAGCCGATGAAATCGATTTAAATCGAGTGTGGCAACAGGTACTCGATCGCATCAGGCCGCACGGCACTCAATCGCTGCTCCGCCAACACGGGCAGCTAGTAATTCTCAACCATGATACTGCCCATGTTAAAATTAGTTCGCAGCCGTTACTCAATATGGTCAAAGACAAAGTACCGAATATTGAAGAAGCTTTTTTACAAGTATTTAACCGTCGCATAGCAGTCAAAGTAGCAGTGACAAATCCCGCTGCCAGCAATAGTTCTCGCGCCCAGGATTTGCCAAATTCTGACGCACCTGTAGCCGAAAATCAGAGAAATTTTCCTCCGGCAGGTGAGACTAACCAACAGGTGGAGAACTCGGCGATTTCTGACAGGGTAGACAATTTTTTGGGGGATGAAGAAGAAGAGCAAAAAGACTCCTGGGCCCCCGAAAATACCCCTACCAAGCTGCAAAATACTTCTGAACCCCAGCGCGAGACAAACAGCTCTACAAACTCTCAGAATGACATAAATGCTCTGGCTGTAGCGGTGCGGGCTGATGCTTTATCAGTCGCGAATACGGCTAACCAATGGGCTAATTTATTTGAGGGACAAGCAGTCGATTTGTCCGATGACTTAGAAATGTGGGAGTCGGGGAGTTTTACGTTGGAATCGGAACCGGATTTTCCTGAGTTGTCTGCTGGAGTTGATGGCGATGATTTTATAGATTGGTAATCCATGGATTTTGCCAGTTCAATCAAATTGTTCGATCGCTCCGATGAAGAGTCATCTCGTGCGCGATCGATTAACCCCACGCGCGATCGGGTTCGTAGTGCGGACTTGAGTCCGCTCTCATCCCAAGTACCCAGCGCCCGATCGCACGCTCGAGTTCGTAGTGCGGACTTGAGTCCGCTCTCATCCCGAGTACCCAGCGCCCGATCGCACGCTCGAGTTCGTAGTGCGGACTTGAGTCCGCTCTCATCCCGAGTACCCAGCGCCCGATCGCACGCTCGAGTTCGTAGTGCGGACTTGAGTCCGCTCTCATCCCGAGTACCCAGCGCCCGATCGCACGCTCGAGTTCGTAGTGCGGACTTGAGTCCGCTCTCATCCCGAGTACCCAGCGCCCGATCGCACGCTCGAGTTCGTAGTGCGGACTTGAGTCCGCTCTCATCCCGAGTACCCAGCGCCCGATCGCACGCTCGAGTTCGTAGTGCGGACTTGAGTCCGCTCTCATCCCGAGTACCGATCGCCCGATCGCACGCTCGAGTTCGTAGTGCGGACTTGAGTCCGCTCTCATCCCGAGTACCGATCGCCCGATCGATTTTTATTATAGTAATCGACCGGAGATGATACCATATCATGTCCGATCGATTAACAGCATTGAAATTCGATCGCGCGCGGCGCCGGAAAGTTCGCAGCCGGAGCCAAACAGATCGCTCTTACCAGTCAGAAACCCCGAAAGTTCCTTACCGCCGGCCCAGCAACTCTGAAAGCAGCGTCACCAACCTACTCGGATCGACAGGTTTGGAAATATGCCCCTGGAAACCTGCTAAAACTGCTTGTTGGCGATCTTCAAATCTGGCATAAGCAGTCAAAGCGAGGGCTGGAATTCGTCCTCCCTGTTGAGGCGGTAGAGAGCGCACCCGCCTCAACAGGGCATAACCATCCATCCCTGGCATCCCAATATCGCTAACCAAAATATCCGGTTTAAAGCAGGCCAAGAGTTCCAAAAACTCCTCAGCCGAGGATGCGGCGAGCACGTTGGCGCCATATTCTTCTAGGATGAAGGCGAGCAACTCGCGGGTATCTAGTTCGTCGTCAACCAGTAAAACTCGGATGCCCGCGAGATCGATCTCGGCGCCGCCTGACTCTTGGGCGGGGGCGGTTTGCGGTTCCACACCAACCAGCGGTAGCCTGACAGTAAATGTCGCTCCTTGGCCCTGGCCCGCACTCTGGGCAGAGATTGTGCCGCCGTGCGCTGCCACCAAATTATTGACGATCGCCAGCCCCAGTCCCAATCCGCCATGCTTGCGAGTAATCGAAGCATCCTCTTGACGGAAATGCTCAAAAATGTGCGGCAGGAACTCTGAACTAATACCTTTGCCAGTATCGGTAATTCTAATCTGGGCCTGCTCGTCTTTGCGCTCTAGATAAATTTCTACTTGTCCGCCGTTAGGGGTGAATTTAATCGCATTCGAGAGCAGATTCCAGACTATCTGCTGCAAGCGCACCCCATCACCGGAAACCTCTCCAATATTCTCTAAAACCGGATGAATCACAATTGATTTAGCAACTGTTGCAGTTCTAACTGTTTCCAGAGCTGACTCAATAATGAATACTAAATTAACCGGTTCTACGTTCAAAGCCATTTTACCGCGCAAAATCCGAGCGACATCCAGCAGGTCATCAATCAGTTGGGTTTGTAATAAAACATTGCGTTCGATCGTTGCTAGAGCGCTGGTGGTTGTCGCTGCGTCTAATTTGCGAGTTTGCATCAGTTGCGTCCAGCCCAAGATCGGGTTGAGAGGCGAACGCAGTTCGTGAGAAAGAACCGCCAGAAAC
This region includes:
- a CDS encoding multidrug efflux SMR transporter, producing MPIPKPDYSVSWIYLMLAIILEAAGTIYMKFSEGFTKVVPSILMLIFYGISFIFLNLAIKKLDVSVAYSIFSGLGIALVAIGGILFFKDPITIFRIGSISLIILGVIILNLTGLSH
- a CDS encoding DNA polymerase III subunit gamma/tau, translating into MTYEPLHHKYRPQTFAELVGQEAIAQTLTSAILQQRIAPAYLFTGPRGTGKTSSARIFAKSLNCISTGAPTPTPCGKCNVCQEIARGSTLDVIEIDAASNTGVDNIRDLIERSQFSPVQCRYKVYVIDEVHMLSNQAFNALLKTLEEPPDRVVFVLATTDPQRVLQTIISRCQKFDFRRIPLDSMTAHLHKIAQLENINIANDAVKMVAQIAQGGLRDAESLLDQLSLFPDRITVEKVWDLVGAVPENDLLELLQAIENDNATALIDMTRHLMDRGREPLIVLQSLASFYRDLLVASSAPKRSDLVALTAETWQKLCDLARNWNAELILASQKHLQTHEAQIKNTTQPRLWLEVTLLGLLPSAIRTQQQPTAAPAPNMTKSSQNLGSQTSPVEQPAAAKPQNQPPGPPPVVDRPESTPSAPISEAIPTPETNYSPTNSADEIDLNRVWQQVLDRIRPHGTQSLLRQHGQLVILNHDTAHVKISSQPLLNMVKDKVPNIEEAFLQVFNRRIAVKVAVTNPAASNSSRAQDLPNSDAPVAENQRNFPPAGETNQQVENSAISDRVDNFLGDEEEEQKDSWAPENTPTKLQNTSEPQRETNSSTNSQNDINALAVAVRADALSVANTANQWANLFEGQAVDLSDDLEMWESGSFTLESEPDFPELSAGVDGDDFIDW